A region of Emys orbicularis isolate rEmyOrb1 chromosome 20, rEmyOrb1.hap1, whole genome shotgun sequence DNA encodes the following proteins:
- the LOC135892571 gene encoding chemerin-like receptor 1, which produces MEYLQVPFLMLCGMAFLARVALNGYIPFVASSHVERMVSAVWFLNWALTDFILIIFLPLRFTSFFILDLNWANMLSSTITSFHMFSSAFFLTTIGVNRCILVTRTEWAWNHRTPPLAFIMVLGMWALSFGFSVRYSDLWESLLSPASTSMNFRADERRVKATVAIQFLVGFLIPLALSLIPTFYIVLAAKLRRNRLIQSTKPLKILLGLILTIFLCWQPYHVVFLLLMSANYTLSLLNRGRAFAYVLTYFSSCLNPILYLTMEEEFLRYHQRACNSQTTDNLG; this is translated from the exons ATGGAGTACCTCCAAGTTCCCTTCCTCATGCTGTGTGGCATGGCCTTCCTTGCCAGGGTGGCATTGAACGGCTACATCCCCTTTGTTGCCAGCTCCCATGTGGAGAGGATGGTCAGTGCCGTCTGGTTCTTGAACTGGGCCCTGACCGATTTCATCTTGATCATCTTCCTGCCCCTCAGATTCACCTCCTTCTTCATCCTGGACTTAAATTGGGCCAATATGCTGAGTAGCACCATCACCTCCTTCCACATGTTCTCCAGCGCCTTCTTCCTCACCACAATCGGTGTCAATCGCTGCATCCTTGTGACACGCACTGAGTGGGCCTGGAACCACCGCACACCCCCATTAGCTTTCATTATGGTTCTGGGCATGTGGGCCCTGTCTTTTGGGTTCAGCGTGCGGTACAGTGATCTCTGGGAATCCCTCCTCTCACCTGCCAGCACCAGCATGAATTTCCGAGCGGATGAACGGAGGGTGAAGGCCACCGTTGCAATCCAGTTCCTGGTCGGGTTTCTGATCCCATTAGCCTTGAGCTTGATCCCAACATTCTACATTGTTCTAGCTGCcaagctgagaaggaacaggctGATCCAGTCCACCAAGCCACTCAAGATCCTTCTTGGTTTGATCCTGACCATTTTCCTCTGCTGGCAGCCGTATCACGTCGTCTTCTTGTTGTTGATGTCAGCTAATTACACTCTGTCTCTtttgaacaggg GAAGGGCTTTTGCTTATGTCCTGACATATTTCAGCAGCTGCCTCAACCCCATCTTGTATCTCACCATGGAGGAAGAGTTTCTGAGGTACCATCAACGTGCATGCAACTCCCAAACTACCGACAACTTAGG GTGA